In one Solanum lycopersicum chromosome 11, SLM_r2.1 genomic region, the following are encoded:
- the LOC101245017 gene encoding lysM domain-containing protein precursor, giving the protein MLPFLFLLLSFSFIDPTTSKSTIEPCSNSDTCSSLLGYSLYTDLKVSEVASLFQTDPISLLTTNAIDISYPDVENHILPAKLFLKVPVTCSCVDGIFKSAFVHYKTRPSDTLSLIADIIYGGLVSADQIKEGNPNAVGPDPSVLNVGTNLWIPLPCTCFNGTDNNLPAIYMSYVVRAVDTLAGIAARYSTTLTDLMNVNALGGPSIKEGDILSIPLSACTSSFPRSASDYGLSVANGSYSITASHCVQCSCGPGGRNLYCMPASLAVSCSSMQCKNSNLMLGNVTIQQTGGGCNVTSCNYGGLVNGTIITTLSTSLQPRCPGPQQFPPLVAPPTSLGPDLMFAPAPSPSESGGAPMYRPHTSIVPASGSIIAFPPSGGPSGSTSSACSLNPFVSLLMAVFLCLFMKYAIALPL; this is encoded by the exons ATGCTACCTTTCTTGTTCCTCTTGTTGAGCTTTAGTTTCATCGATCCCACAACTTCAAAATCTACTATTGAGCCATGTTCCAACTCTGATACTTGTTCTTCCCTTCTTGGCTACTCTCTTTATACTGACCTTAAGGTTTCTGAAGTGGCTTCACTCTTTCAAACAGACCCAATATCTCTTCTTACTACTAATGCTATTGATATCTCATATCCAGATGTTGAAAACCACATACTTCCAGCTAAACTGTTCCTTAAGGTTCCTGTTACTTGTTCTTGTGTTGATGGGATCTTTAAGTCTGCTTTTGTTCATTACAAGACTAGGCCTTCTGATACTCTGTCTTTGATTGCTGACATAATATATGGGGGTCTTGTTTCTGCTGACCAGATCAAGGAAGGAAACCCCAATGCTGTTGGTCCTGACCCTTCAGTGTTAAATGTTGGGACTAATCTTTGGATTCCTCTTCCTTGCACTTGCTTTAATGGGACTGACAATAATCTTCCTGCTATTTATATGTCATATGTTGTTAGAGCTGTTGATACTCTTGCAGGGATTGCTGCTAGGTACTCTACCACTCTTACTGACCTTATGAATGTTAATGCTTTGGGAGGTCCTTCTATTAAGGAGGGTGACATTCTTTCCATTCCTTTGTCTG CTTGTACGTCTAGCTTCCCAAGATCTGCCTCGGATTATGGCTTATCTGTTGCGAATGGGAGCTATTCTATTACAGCTAGCCACTGTGTGCAATGCAGTTGTGGACCAGGGGGTCGGAA TTTGTACTGCATGCCAGCTTCTTTAGCAGTTTCTTGCTCAAGCATGCAGTGCAAGAACAGCAATCTCATGCTCGGAAATGTTACCATACAACAGACTGGTGGTGGTTGCAATGTGACTTCTTGCAATTACGGTGGCCTTGTTAATGGAACCATCATCACTAC ATTATCCACATCGCTTCAACCTCGATGCCCTG gACCTCAACAATTTCCTCCACTTGTTGCCCCACCTACATCACTAGGCCCCGACTTGATGTTTGCTCCTGCCCCTTCACCTTCTGAATCTGGTGGTGCTCCGATGTACCGTCCACATACTTCTATAGTCCCTGCATCTGGCTCAATCATAGCATTTCCACCTTCAGGTGGACCAAGTGGAAGTACATCTTCCGCTTGCTCGTTGAACCCTTTCGTTAGTCTTCTTATGGCAGTTTTCTTGTGTTTGTTTATGAAATACGCGATCGCGCTTCCTTTATAA